The stretch of DNA GATTTCGTTTATCCGGTGCACTTAAACCCCAACGTCCAGGCTCCCGTTAAGAGCGTACTGGGCGCGCTGAGCAATGTGCATCTGGTGGCACCGGCGCCGTATCCCGAGTTTGTGTGGTTGATGGATCGTTCGTCCGTCATCTTGACCGACTCCGGCGGCGTGCAGGAGGAAGCTCCTTCGCTGAAGAAACCGGTGTTGGTGATGCGGGATACGACCGAACGTCCCGAAGCTGTCGAAAGCGGCGCTGTGGAACTGGTGGGAACATCGATCGAAGCGATTACGCAGGGTGTCTCCACACTGCTGTCCGATGCTGCGGAGTATTCCAAACGGCAGATCGATGACAACCCGTATGGCGATGGGCGGGCGGCGCGGCGGATTGTGGACGGCATGCTGGCCATGTCGTGGCAATCGACACAAACACTGCGACGGGCAGGTTAATAAAAGGTACGATCGACCATTGACGACAACTCGTGTCAAAAACTTTATACACCTCCGACTGAATGAGGGAATTTCGTGACTTCTGAATTGCAATCGCACAAAGATACGGACGCCGTTTCTGAGTCGCGCTCCGGCGGACAAGGACAGGGCTTGTTTCCCACCGCATCAGTGTGCGTGGTTGGGTTAGGATACATTGGATTACCGACAGCCAGCATTTTGGCCAGCAAGGGGTATCAAGTCGCCGGTGTGGATGTTCGCGAAGAGGTCGTGGAGACGATCAATCGTGGCGAAATTCATATCGAGGAACCGGATCTGGACGTGCTTGTCAAAGCGGTGGTAGCCAACAATCGGCTCAAGGCGATTCGCGAGCCGCAACCGGCAGATGTGTTTATCATTTGCGTACCCACACCATTCACCGGCGATCATAAACCGGATCTGTCGTATGTCGAAAAGGCATCCAAAGCGATTCGGCCGCATGTGCGTCCGGGCAATCTGATCATTCTAGAGTCGACGAGTCCTCCACGGACGACTGAAGATGTCGTTGCCAAGCATGCGGTACCCGATGGCATGGTGGTCGGCAAAGATGTGTTCGTCGCGCATTGTCCGGAACGTGTTTTGCCGGGGCGGATTTTGATTGAAGCGGTGGAAAACGACCGTGTTATTGGCGGCATGACACCTGCTTGCACGCAAAAAACGAAGAGTTTTTATCAGTCATTCGTCACCGGCGAAGTCATGGCGACGACAGCGGTGTCGGCCGAATTGACCAAATTGGTGGAAAACTCGTTCCGCGATGTGAATATCGCGTTTGCCAATGAGTTGTCGATTTTGTGCGATCATTTTGATGTCGATACGTGGGAAATCATCGAGATGGCAAACCGCCATCCGCGGGTGAATATTCTCAGCCCGGGGCCGGGTGTGGGTGGCCACTGCATCAGCGTCGACCCTTGGTTTTTAGTCGATGCCGCTCCGGAATTGACGAATTTGATCCGCACGGCTCGCGAAGTCAACGAGAGCAAACCGCAGCATGTGATTAACAAGGTTCTGGAATTGTCCGCGCGATTTACCAATCCGGTGATCGGTTGTCTGGGGCTGACTTACAAGTCGGATGTCGACGATCTGCGGGAAAGCCCGTCGCTGGATATCACACGCGCGTTGATGAACAGTGACGCGGGCGAGGTTCTGGCCTGCGATCCGCTGATTACTGAGGATCAGTTTTCGGAATTCCCGTTACACAGCTTGGATGAAGTGCTGAAACGGTCGACGTTGATCGTGCTGCTGACGGACCATCAACAGTTTCGCGAGATTTCGCCGGCGGTACTGCACGAAAAGGTTGTCGTCGATACGCGCGGAATTTGGCGATAATCGCTGCCTGCGAGGCGGACGGTTCGCCGTTGACTCGGTTTTGCAAGTTGAACTATAAGCCGTCGCCCATCGAGTTGGATTGGCGACGGAAGCACGGATTTTCAGGGGAAACGGCAGGGCATGGCGCAATCTATCATTGCATTTGATCCGCACTCAGGCACCTCGGTGCGGGCGTTGCCCAACAATTGCTTTCAATTGGCGCGGTTTTTAGCCAAGGTGCGGCTCACGCTGTGGGTCCGCGACCGTTGGCTGGGGCTGTGGTGGTGGCTGCTGCAACCGATGGCGATGGGCGCGACGTATGTGTTCATGGTCCGGTATGCTTTTCCGGGCGGTGCTCGGCCCTTTCATGCCTTGTTTATCATGTGCGCGCTGTTGCCGTGGACCTGCTTTATTGCTGCCACCAATCAAGCCGGTGCGTCATTTGTCGGCAATAAGAATTTGCTGAAATCCTTCCGCTTTAATTACCTAGCGCTGCCGTTGGCAGAGGTGATGGCGGCCACGTTTCGGTTTGCCTGTTCGTTTATCGTGTTGGGCATATTGATGCTCTATTACCAGGTGGCGCCAACGTTGCATCTGTTGTGGATTCCGTTGTTACTGGCAGTGCAGTTCATCTTTATGTTGGGCGTGAGCAATCTCTTGGCGGTGAGCCAGGTGTTTATTCAAGACACGCCGAACGCTTGGCAGGTGGTGAGCCGGATCTGGTTTTATGCGAGCCCGTCGTTATACGGATTGGATCGGATTTCGGAACGCATTCCTGCCGATTATCGTTACATCTACAACATCTATATTTTGAATCCGTTTGCCACGTTATTCACCGCCTATCGAGACGTTGTCATTTATGGTCGCCAGCCGGACTTGTGGATGCTGGGGTATGTCACACTGCTAGGAAGCGTGGTTTTGGCAGTGGCGATGTTATTGGTCAGGCGGTTGCATGGCGTGCTGCCGATGCATGTTTGAGTGCGATTTAAGGATTTTTCGCTTCCATGATTCACCTTAAGGATGTGGGCGTTCGCTGCGGGCGGACGGCTCACCGTGATCGAAATTTTAATCGTCTGCTCAAGCGGACTGCGGGACGGTTGCGCAATGTGTTTGCCAAACAACCGGTCGAAATCGCGTCGTCGATGACGTCGGAATTTTGGTCGCTGCGGGATGTCTCTTTCGATATCGGCCAAGGGGAGTCCGTGGGCATCGTCGGCACCAACGGCGCCGGTAAGTCGACTTTGTTGCGGGTCGTGGGTGGGATCTATCGTCCGACGACCGGGCAAGTGACTGTCAATGGAAAAATCACACCGCTGTTGGCGCTGCAACATGGATTCAATTCTGAACTGACCGGCATGGAAAACCTGCGAATGGCAGGTATCTTGTTGGGACTAGAACCAGAACAGTTGGAAGAGTTGATTCCGAGCATCATCGAATTTACGGAACTCGGAAACTTCATCGACAAACCGGTGCGGACTTATTCCTCCGGCATGCTGGCCCGGTTGGGGTTTGCCGTCTCAACGGCCGTTGTCCCCGACGTCCTCATTTTGGACGAAGTGATGGGTGTGGGGGATGGAGCGTTCCGCGAGCGTTGCAAAGAACGTTT from Symmachiella dynata encodes:
- a CDS encoding ABC transporter permease, with amino-acid sequence MAQSIIAFDPHSGTSVRALPNNCFQLARFLAKVRLTLWVRDRWLGLWWWLLQPMAMGATYVFMVRYAFPGGARPFHALFIMCALLPWTCFIAATNQAGASFVGNKNLLKSFRFNYLALPLAEVMAATFRFACSFIVLGILMLYYQVAPTLHLLWIPLLLAVQFIFMLGVSNLLAVSQVFIQDTPNAWQVVSRIWFYASPSLYGLDRISERIPADYRYIYNIYILNPFATLFTAYRDVVIYGRQPDLWMLGYVTLLGSVVLAVAMLLVRRLHGVLPMHV
- the wecC gene encoding UDP-N-acetyl-D-mannosamine dehydrogenase, translating into MFPTASVCVVGLGYIGLPTASILASKGYQVAGVDVREEVVETINRGEIHIEEPDLDVLVKAVVANNRLKAIREPQPADVFIICVPTPFTGDHKPDLSYVEKASKAIRPHVRPGNLIILESTSPPRTTEDVVAKHAVPDGMVVGKDVFVAHCPERVLPGRILIEAVENDRVIGGMTPACTQKTKSFYQSFVTGEVMATTAVSAELTKLVENSFRDVNIAFANELSILCDHFDVDTWEIIEMANRHPRVNILSPGPGVGGHCISVDPWFLVDAAPELTNLIRTAREVNESKPQHVINKVLELSARFTNPVIGCLGLTYKSDVDDLRESPSLDITRALMNSDAGEVLACDPLITEDQFSEFPLHSLDEVLKRSTLIVLLTDHQQFREISPAVLHEKVVVDTRGIWR
- a CDS encoding ABC transporter ATP-binding protein, with product MIHLKDVGVRCGRTAHRDRNFNRLLKRTAGRLRNVFAKQPVEIASSMTSEFWSLRDVSFDIGQGESVGIVGTNGAGKSTLLRVVGGIYRPTTGQVTVNGKITPLLALQHGFNSELTGMENLRMAGILLGLEPEQLEELIPSIIEFTELGNFIDKPVRTYSSGMLARLGFAVSTAVVPDVLILDEVMGVGDGAFRERCKERLVTLIDEARILLLCSHNMNYLKERCERVIWMNRGQVELDGPVDTVLERYQEFLSLKGNRAAATTKLKQAG